The region ATCCGGTGAACTCTCTCTGGCAGAGGCTCCCACCGAATAATAAGAGATATAGCTTAGAGAGAGCAGGCCGATCGCCAGCGCAGATACCGTGGTGATGACCGTCAGCAGCAGGGCGTTCGATTTCATCCGGAACATAATGGAAGAGAGCGATAATACCTCCCGAATGGACAAGTAGCCCTTTTTGCTGCGGCGGATGAGATTGAAAAGAAAGCTGACCGAGCCTTTGTAGAACAGATAGGTTCCGATAATTACCAGTGTGAGTATGGCAATCATTGCATACATCAATCCGTTCATGCCCGTGAATTTGCCGCTGAACAGCTCCCCGGAGATATAATATCCCCCGAATATACTGCCGATCCCAAGGACGCCGATCACAACCTCCCACAGCGACATTCGCTGAATACGCGTCTGGGAAGTGGCCCTAGCCTTGAACAGCGACAGAATGCTCTGGGCCCGGATGAAGGTGTAATTCATGATCATAATCAGCACGTACACGGCGGCAAAAACCAGCACCGTCCGCTGCAAAGCCTCGGGGGAGAAGCGCAAGGCCGCCAGCCGGTCGACCTCCAGAATTTTGAACAGAATCATCAGGATCAGCCTTGACATCACAAACCCTGCACCGATTCCCGCGAACATCGATCCGAAATACAGAATCAGATTCTCGGCGCTCAGCAGCATGAAGATTCTGCTCTTGGTCAGCCCGATTAGCTGGAACAGCCCGATCTCCTTACTGCGGCGCTTGATGAAGATGGTGTTCGCATACAGCAGAAAGATAGCCACAATCGCAACCAGCAGGACGGAGGATGCGCCGATGGCAGCCCCGCCTTTGACGGAACCCTTGACCTCATCCATGGAAGGATCGAACTGAAGAGTCACGAAGGAGAAGTACAGGGCCACACTGAAAATAAGCGCGAACACGTAGAGATAATAGTTTTTAATATTCTTTTTGAGATTCCGCAGGATAATATAATTCAGACTCATTGCGTGACACCACCAAGTACGCCCTGCGTGCTGATAATATCACCCAAGAAGGATTGCCGCGATTCCTCCCCCTTGTTCAGCTGGGTGTAGATTTGCCCGTCCCGGATGAACACCACGCGGCTGCAGTAGCTTGCGGCAACGGCATCATGCGTAACCATAACAATGGTAGCTTCGCGCTTGCTGTTCATGGCAGCCAGCTTGTTCAGCAGATCGGACGCAGATTTGGAATCCAAGGCTCCCGTAGGCTCATCGGCAAAAATAATGCTCGGATCATGCACGAACGCCCGCGCCGCCGACGTACGCTGCTTCTGCCCGCCGGAGATTTCCGCCGGATATTTGTCCTTCAGCTCATGGATTCCCAGCTCACCCGCTACCTGGTCGAATTTCTGATGCGCCTCCTTCTTGGACATGCCTGTAATCGACAGCGGCAGCATGATATTCTCCTTGACCGTCAAGGTGTCGAGCAGATTATAATCCTGGAAAATAAACCCGAGATGATGCTTGCGGAACTCGGCCAGCTGCTTCTCCTTCATCCCCGTGAATTCCTTGCCCTCAATTTCGATCGTGCCTTTGCTCACCCGGTCAATTGAGGAGAGTACGTTCAGCAGCGTCGTTTTACCTGAACCGGAGGGTCCCATAATTCCTACGAACTCGCCCTTGTCGACCTGAAGATCAATGCCCTTGAGAACTTCCTGTTTATTGAATTTGTTGCCATAGGTTTTATAGATTTTGTTAGCCTGCATGATAAGCATCTGTTCCCCACTCCTTTTCTATAGCTCTATCATAAGCGGGTGGATGATCATTTTCCTGCGCTTCGCCGAACAAATGGAACAGGCATGTGACAATAGTGTCACATGCCGGTCAACCGCTGAAAGTCATTCTCCCTTGGAAAAGTCAGCGTAAATACACTTCCCTGCCCAAGTATGGAAGCAGCGTGAAGTCTGATCATCAGCGGCTCCGCAACCTGCCGGGTCAGGTACAGTCCCATGCCGGTAGCTGCCCCCTCCTGGCGGAAGCGCGATGAGGTGAAGCCCTTATCGTAGATCCGCGGCAGATCCCTGGGATCAATCCCCTGTCCGCTGTCTTCAATGACGAGCACAACATGGCCGCCCTCTTCACGACACCTGATCACAATATCGGAAGCTTCGCTGTATTTCACAGCATTGGTCAGGAGCTGCCGCAGCATGAAGGCCAGCCATTTGCCGTCTGTCAGTACAGTCTCGGCTTCAAGCTCCACGTCGAACCCGATGCGTTTGGAGATGCACCAGGATTTCAGTGCCCGGATCTCCTTATTAAGAATAGGAGCAAGACCGACCTTCTCAATGAACAGATCATTGCGGATGAAGGGGATCCGCTTCTGATGCAGCTGCTGGTCAAGCAGATGGTGGATGCGCAGCCATTCGTACATCATCTGTCTTTGCAGAGTCTCATCCGGCAGACGCTCTATCATGAGCTGCATAGCAGTCAGCGGAGTCTTGACCTCATGTATCCAGGCCAGCAGCTCGTCCTTCTCCGATTCCAGCAGCTGGACATTCATGGAGGATTCACGCTTGTAGCGGTCCGTCTGGGCGCTCACCGCCTCATGGACCAGCCGCTCCATCGGACTACCCGGCTCGAGGACCGCCTGCAGCTCATAGATCTGATCCCAGGAGGCAAGGCTCTTATAGAAACGGGTCTCCCGGGAATAGCGCAAGAAAACGAAAGCCAGGCAGAGCAGCGTATTGAGGAGTACAATGTACAGGACCGGCAGCAGCGGAATGGCAGAGTCAATATAGGCCACGAATAGAATAATCAGCTGGAAGACTGCCAGCAGGAGCAGCCAGCTCCGCTTCTCTGTGATGTATTTCCTTATCATTGCTCCGCCTCTTCTGTCGCCATATACCCTTGCCCGACCTTGGTCTCAATGTAAGTATCCAGGCCGAGCGGCTCCAGCTTCTTGCGCAGCCGGTTCACATTCACAGTCAGCGTATTATCGCTGACAAAATGCTCGTTGTCCCACAGACTGGTGATGATCTCCTCACGCTCTACAATGGTGTTTTTGCGCTCCAGCAGGATTTTGAGAATCAGCATCTCATTCTTCGTGAGCAGCGCCGCTCCCCCGCTCCCCGTAACCGTATTCTTCACGAACTCAATCGCCGCTCCGCGCCAGGTCTTCAGCTCCGTGCCTTCCATGCTATAATTATAGACCCGGCGGAGGATAGCCTGAATCTTGGCAATCAGCACCTCGAAATGGAACGGCTTCTGTATGAAATCATCGGCCCCCAGCTGCATCGACATCACCATATCGCTCGGATGGTCCCGGGAGGAGAGGAAGATGATCGGCACCTTGGAGTGGCTGCGCAGAATCCGGCACCAGTGGAAGCCGTCGAACTGCGGCAGCTGGATATCAATCACCACCAGATCCGGCTTCACCTCCGTGAATTCCTGCAGGACCTTGCCAAAATTCGTAATCCCGTACACCTCGTAGGACCACTGGGCGAGCCTTTCTTTAATCTCCCCGAACAGGGTGATGTCGTCTTCGATCAGCATAATTTTGAACAAACCGGACTCTCCTTCAGAAGAATTACTATCGGACTATTATACTTCACATGTATTACTTTTGTGAAACCTGCCCTATGCCAAGTAACGTATTAGATACTGACATCCAAAAATTTAAACATATCAGGGAGCTGATTATCATCGGAACGTTTAGCGCAATCTTCTTCTTGTTATTCGGAATTGCCATCAACTTATTTAGCTTATATGTACGCCGAAATCCCACTTTCACCTGGCAGTCGAGTGAAAGCTGGAAAATGAAAGGCGACGGAGAACCCAGTGACGCCTACATCAGCTCCATGCGTTTCAGAGGGGCCGTGGGCTTATGGATCGGATCATTCGTGATGGTGATGGGGATATTGACACTGTGGAGTTCTCTTAGCTAAAGGAATAGCAGACTGCAATAATGTACTATAGCGATTCGCAGACCCGGTGTATATTCATAGAACTACTTTCACCGGAGGTCATCATGAATATCCTTTCCTTTATTATCTATTGTATTGTGGTTACCTTCACACCGGGCCCGACCAATATTGTGATCCTCTCCTCTGTGCAGCACCATGGGGCCAGAAAAACAATGGGATACGTCGGCGGAGCCACACTCGCGTTCGGACTGCTCCTTGCCGCATCCGCTCTGCTGAACCGCCTGCTTACGGGCATTCTCCCGCATATTCTCGGTGTCATGCAGATCATCGGCAGCTTGTACATGCTCTACCTCGCTTATCAGGTGTACAGAATGGGCCGTTCTGACGCGGCAGGCCGGCAGGCCTCCGGTTTCCGCTCCGGGCTGCTGATGCAATTCGCCAATCCGAAGGTGCTGCTGTTCACGCTGACCGTGATCCCAACTTATGTTATGCCCTATTATAGCTCACCCGCAGCAGCCTTCATCTTCGTCATCGTCATTACTGTGATTGGTTTCCTGGCCTTTATGGCCTGGGTTGTATTCGGCTCCGTATTTAAGAGCTTTCTGCAGCGGCATCAGCGGGTGATGAATAGTATAATGGCTCTGTTTCTTGTATACTCTGCTGTAATGGTATCCGGTATTTTATAGAACGGCGGTGATTCAGGTGGAGCAATTCAATTATAAAAAGTCAGCAGAGATCCTCGCCTTATCGGCCAGCATGACGGATTTCACCTACAAAAAGCATTGCCACGAAGAATACGCCGTCGGCGTTACCCTGCGCGGCATTCAGCAATATACACTGGACGGCAGCCGGCAGGCTTCGCACAGGAATGGGGTCATGCTGTTTAACCCCGAGCAGATTCACGACGGAAGCTCCTATGACCGTGCAGGCATTGACTATGTCATGCTGTATCTTAAGCCTGACCTGATGGCAGAGCTTCTGGGCAAACAGGAACTGCGCTTTACCACTCCCATCGTCTATGACAGAGAGCTGGCGCAATGCATCTGCAACCTCAGTCACGCTGTCCAGAGCGGGGCCGATGAGTCACTGGGCAGCGAGCTGCTTGTTCAGCTATCCAACCTCTTGTCCCATACGGAAATTCAGACCCCGCGGCGGATGAACAATGCTTTTGTCACCAAAGCCAAAGAAATGATGTACTGCAGCCTGGGCCAGATACTGCGGCTCGATGACCTGGCGCGGGAGTTCAATTTATCCAAATATCAATTCATCCGCGAATTCAAAGTCCATACCGGAACCTCCCCATACCAATTCTTCCTGAACTGCAAGGTCGAACATGCCAGGCGGTCCATTGAGAAGAATAAGGATATCTATTCTGCAGTAGCTGCATTCGGCTTCACAGACCTGACCCATCTGAACCGTCATTTTAAAAGTGTCTTCGGCATTACGGCTTATGAATATATGTCGCAGTTGACATAACTGTTCCCTGTCTCCTCCATTAAAACTCTTCATAATCCGCAACTCAGCGGTCGAACTGGCTCATCCAAGTCCTACGTAGGGCTTACGGTGAGGCAGTTTTTTGGCGTTCCACCCGTTTGCTGAATGAAACACACCTAATATCCACTTTACAAACTTCTTTTTTTAGCTTATTTTAACATTAAGTCATAACTGAATGTTGACGATGAATAATTAATATTCAATATTTTTATTACAGAGTACAAAAGGGAGGAACAAATGAACGATTCTTTGCAAGAGACACTACTGAAAAATATCCGTTTTGCGTACAACGAGGCTATTGAGTTTATTCTTTCCATGGGAATGTTGGCCTGTGAGGATCAGCTGGCAGATCTGGCAGCGGAATATAAAATCGAAATTGATGAGCTGCTGGGAACCTATTTTGAAGATGCCCGCAAGTTATTGTCACCTCATTTCACTCGTGAGCTGATGTTTTTTTTCCGTCACAACTTTTTTCACAATGCACTGGATTTCCCGTTATATGAATCCGCCTGTTCCTATCCAGAAGCGCAGACTGCCGAAGAATGGATCAACAGACTGGAGAAAAGCCCTGCTGAGCATATCGTTTCAGAGATGGTCTATGGCGTCTACCACGATAATTTGGAGGCATTGTTGAAGGGCAACGATTGGGAGGTGGTCAAAAAGGATCTCAATAAGCTCTTAGAACTTGCTTCCGACACGCATCCTCAGCCTGAGGTGGTAGAAGCCCATGGTCCCCTGCTTGAATGCCTTGCACGTCCGCAAGAAACCAAGCTGCGTTACATACAACTCCTGCGTCAATTCCATCAGGATGTTTTCATTCACTGGAAAGACCGGATTCAAGCAATTTCTGAACAGGCCTCATTCCGTTATGAGGCCCAGTTCCGTAGTAATCCGGAGGTTTTTATTCGTGAACTTCATAAGAATGAGCCTGCAATCTTTGACTTCCCTGCCACCTTCCATGTCAGCTTTGTTTCACAGGTGAACAACAGCTTCTACAATTTCCATACAGAAACCGGGCAGATAGGCTGGGTCATCTTCGGCGTACACAATGACCGCGTATACGGACCCGTTGCCGACCGGGAGAAGACCGAACTGTTCCTCAAAGCCTTCTCAGATAAACGGCGCCTGGATCTCCTGCTTCTGCTCAAACAGCGGCCGCACTATGGTAAGGAAATTGCGACTGCGCTCGGTATCACACCTGCTGCTGTGAATTATCATGCCAACTTCCTGTTTTTCCTGGATCTTCTGGACATCGAACGGGTGGATCACCGCCTGTATTATGTGCTCAGAACCGATACTTTGCGCAATCTGCTTGCCTTAACAACAAAAGTCATGCTGGACTAAGACCCAATTATTAACTGGAGGGGTTCCCCTTGATTCGGACCACTAATACCGGAGCAGTACCACTAGATAAACAGCCCGCCGCTGCCCAGAATATCTTTATCCGTATGCTGAAGCTAGGCAAACCTTATACTGGCTGGTATATCATCCTTTGTTTTTTTGCAGCCATCACCTCACTTACAAGCGTAGGTATTGCTGAAATTCTACGGCGTATTATTAATGCGGCTACACACCATGACACTTCCGGTCTTGCAGCCGCGATGACTTTGGCCGTTGTCATTATAGTTATCGATGCTGGAGTCCACTTTCTGAATACCTATCTCTCAGGACTGCTGGAGATCAAATCCACCTCCAGGCTCCAGGTCTCCCTGCTGACAAGATTAATGAACATTCAGATGAAAGAGCTGGACCGTTATCATTCCGCCGATCTGATCAGCCGGATGAACGATTCTGCGCCAGCCGCCCAGCAAGGAATTAACAGGAAGACCATCGAACTAATCAGCAATCTATTGCAAATCGCATTTCTGCTGACTTATCTTCTGTCTCTGCAGTTTGTTCTAACCCTAGGTACTATACTCATCTGTTCGCTAGTCCCGCTGGTCATGCTCCCCTTTACCTCCAGGCTTCGCAGGATGAATGAGCAGCGCCAGAGTATCGAGAGTGAACAACAGGCATTCGTTCAAGATTCGATACAGGGCGCTGAGGTCGTGCGTGCTTTCTCCCTTGCTTCCCGCCTGCTAGGGCAGTTCAACTATAGAGTCCGTCAATTTAACACTGTTCATTCGTCAGTCTCACGGGTTGAAGCCGTAGGATACAATATGCCTCTGGCTGTTACCCTCGGCGGATTACTCTATGTTCTCTCTTATGGTGGCTATTTGGTAGTCGGAGGCCGGCTTGATGTAGGGGCCGTTGCCGCTTTTCTTATCTGTTTTGAGCAAATTTCTAACCCGATATCCAAGCTTGCCAATCTATGGACTGAATTACAAGCTTCACTGGCACAAGGTAAACGTTTATTTGAGATTATGGATCTGCCCTTGGAAGGCGAGAGCCCGGCTAATACAGACGCTGCAGAACAGCACTCTGAAGCATGGACTGAAGATAATCAGCCTGTAGCCGGTCAGCTGCCCCTTGTATTCCGTAATGTCACCTTCGGGTACGGACAACACAAAGTATTAACCGGCATCCATCTGCGGATTGAGCCCGGAAAAGTAACTGCCTTTGCAGGTGCGAGCGGCAGCGGCAAAAGTACCATTCTTCAGCTAATGCTTGCAGCTTATGTGCCTGATGGAGGGAGCATTCATCATGGCGGCATGCCTTTACATACGATTCCACCGCATAGCTGGTGCAGACATATCGCCTACGTATCTCAGGAGCCTTATCTATTCTCCGGTACGCTATACGAGAATATTGCTTGGGGACGACCCGGGGCGTCCCGTGAAGAAGTTATATCCGCTGCCAATAATGCGGGTATTCACGAGTTCATTATGGGAACTCCCCTGCAATATGAGACGATTATCGGTGAAAGGGGGCTTACTTTATCAGGAGGTGAACGTCAGCGGCTATCCATTGCCCGGGCCTTCGTCCGCGAACCGGGGCTGTTGCTGCTTGATGAGCCTACTGCTGCCCTTGACAGCCATAATGAGGAGGTTGTTCAGCAGGCTTTGCAGGTGCTGATGATGAACCGGACCACGGTGGTGATTGCTCATCGGCTGTCAACCATCAGGCATGCGGATCATATTTACTTCATGGAAGCAGGAGCGATTGCTGAACAAGGGACACATGAAGAACTGATGGCCATGCAGGGCAAGTACCACGCTATGGCCCAGGCAGGTGTCCAGACAAAGGCAATTGCCGGAGGAGGATTACAAAATGAATGCTAATTTATCTTCAACTGGGCGAATCCGGCTTCGGGAAGCGCTCAAGCGGCTACTCCCTTATATCAAGCCATACCGGCTCGGATTTCTGACAGCTGTAGTATTGCTCACAGCCAAGCTTGCTCTGGATGTAGGGTTTGCAACGATTCAGCAGGTTTTCATTGATACTATTAACAATACCGATATGCAGTCCTTGACAAGGATAACCGTCATTTGTTCTCTGGCTTGTCTAGTGACTATCATCTGTCTTATGCTGCAGCATTACCTCCGCTTCACCATTCACAGCCGTATGTCCTGGGATTTCCGGGCAAAGCTCTTTGACACCAGTCACCGGCTGCCCTATAGCCAGCTGCAAGCTATGCACTCCGGCGATCTGACCTCGCGTAATACTAAGGATGCGGGAACAGCCATGGGAATGATCAGTAGTCTGGTTTACGATCTGGGTTATAATCTATTGCTCTGCCTGGTAGCATTTCTGTATTTAGCCAGTATGGATGTATGGCTCGCACTGCTTGCCCTTGGCACGGGACCCGTGGTCTTTCTGTCAGGACGTTTCTTTGACCACAGACTACGCAAGCTGTTCACGCAGATCTATGCCCAGGAAGCTCTGTTACGGGGAATTCTGCAGGAGACTACCCAAGGGATGAAGGTCGTCCGTTCATTTTCACTGGAGAATATGCTGCTGAGCAGGTATGCCACTGAGCGCAGAAAGCTGAACCAGCTTCAAAAGCAAAGAACCTTGCTGAATGCCCTGCTCTGGCATTCTTCCGCTTTCATCAACAACGCTATAATGATTGGCTGTGCTGTACTTATTGCAAGATCAGCGATGCGGGGAGAGACCACGGCAGGTGAAGTGCTTGCCTTCATCCTCCTGATGGGACGAGTTCAATGGCCTTTCGTCGAAATGTCGCAGACCTGGGGCGGGGTACAGGAATCACTCGGTGCAGCTGATCGTGTATTTGAAGTTCTTGATGCTGCTTTGGAAGGAGAAGCATACAGCGACCGCTTCTCTTCCCCTGGAGAAGTTGCCACTACTGAGGGGAGTGCATTAAGAATACAAGGGCTGTGCTATAGCTTCGCTGGGCCTCAGTCCAAGGAGAAGACCGGCTTATCAGAGATTAATCTCCAGCTACAGCATGGCGAGACCGTCGCTGTTGTCGGACCCAGCGGCTCGGGTAAAACAACGCTGGTGCGCTTATGCTGCGGACTGTATGAACCGCAAGCCGGCAGTATTAGTGTGTGCGGTTATGCCGTAAACGGTCAGTTAGAAGAGGCCCGCCGAATGATTTCCTATGTGCCGCAGAACCCCTATCTATTCTCTGGCAGTATCCGGGAGAATATTGCATTCAGCGTAGCTGAGACAAGTGACGTGGAGATACGAGAAGCTGCCCGTTTGGCAGGTGCAGATGAATTTATCATGCGCCTGCCGAAAGGCTATGACACAATGATTGGTGAACATGGCTCCTCGTTATCCGGTGGTCAAAGGCAACGCCTGGCTATCGCCAGAGCATTCCTGCGTAATGCACCGCTCCTGCTGCTGGATGAAGCTACATCAGCACTTGATAATGAGTCCGAGCGGCTGGTGCAGCAATCACTTGAACGGCTAATGACAGACAGAACAACCCTCGTGATAGCCCATAGACTGTCAACGATACGGGATGCCTCACGGATTATAGTTCTTGACCAGGGAACAATCGCCGAGGAAGGGACACATGATGAACTTCTGGAGCAAAACGGACTCTACGCTGGCCTCTACCATAAACAATTCAGCCCTACAGAGGCTGGAACCATAGGTTCGGGACTACTAACGGAATCTCTTACTACAGGATGACTCGGAGTCTATCAACATTCCTCATTCGGAAATTGATTCATTCACCGGCTTGAGTCAATCGACCCGCTGCCCTGGACATCTGTAATAACCTTGGCAGCAATTATTTTCCCGGTCTGGTCCAGTCCTTCGATCTCGAACGGAACACC is a window of Paenibacillus sp. FSL H3-0469 DNA encoding:
- a CDS encoding ABC transporter permease, which encodes MSLNYIILRNLKKNIKNYYLYVFALIFSVALYFSFVTLQFDPSMDEVKGSVKGGAAIGASSVLLVAIVAIFLLYANTIFIKRRSKEIGLFQLIGLTKSRIFMLLSAENLILYFGSMFAGIGAGFVMSRLILMILFKILEVDRLAALRFSPEALQRTVLVFAAVYVLIMIMNYTFIRAQSILSLFKARATSQTRIQRMSLWEVVIGVLGIGSIFGGYYISGELFSGKFTGMNGLMYAMIAILTLVIIGTYLFYKGSVSFLFNLIRRSKKGYLSIREVLSLSSIMFRMKSNALLLTVITTVSALAIGLLSLSYISYYSVGASARESSPDDYGFLQKADEAGFRGALDKAGIGYTTLEIPTVQVEVDLKEVLETKNYPNNDTNLSATVISDSSLKDMDLQPGEVKIMGYTTTKQTMHQLKNKGELEFSTMDGVIKQQLAGLSEETVLPFYFGGGVLGVFVVDDSVFQELLQHKDPDEQKRVKGGGIYYGLNLRESSQAKQAYEIYKQQKPELQSFSQYEFEFNQRTSMGLIMFIVGFLGLTFLITSGCILYFKQMDESEEEREGYTILRKLGFTQGDLLRGIQFKQLFNFGIPLIVGLCHSYFAVKSGWFLFGTEMLTPMFVVMGLYTVLYSIFGLLSVLYYKRVIRESL
- a CDS encoding ABC transporter ATP-binding protein, producing the protein MLIMQANKIYKTYGNKFNKQEVLKGIDLQVDKGEFVGIMGPSGSGKTTLLNVLSSIDRVSKGTIEIEGKEFTGMKEKQLAEFRKHHLGFIFQDYNLLDTLTVKENIMLPLSITGMSKKEAHQKFDQVAGELGIHELKDKYPAEISGGQKQRTSAARAFVHDPSIIFADEPTGALDSKSASDLLNKLAAMNSKREATIVMVTHDAVAASYCSRVVFIRDGQIYTQLNKGEESRQSFLGDIISTQGVLGGVTQ
- a CDS encoding sensor histidine kinase — encoded protein: MIRKYITEKRSWLLLLAVFQLIILFVAYIDSAIPLLPVLYIVLLNTLLCLAFVFLRYSRETRFYKSLASWDQIYELQAVLEPGSPMERLVHEAVSAQTDRYKRESSMNVQLLESEKDELLAWIHEVKTPLTAMQLMIERLPDETLQRQMMYEWLRIHHLLDQQLHQKRIPFIRNDLFIEKVGLAPILNKEIRALKSWCISKRIGFDVELEAETVLTDGKWLAFMLRQLLTNAVKYSEASDIVIRCREEGGHVVLVIEDSGQGIDPRDLPRIYDKGFTSSRFRQEGAATGMGLYLTRQVAEPLMIRLHAASILGQGSVFTLTFPRENDFQRLTGM
- a CDS encoding response regulator transcription factor, whose amino-acid sequence is MFKIMLIEDDITLFGEIKERLAQWSYEVYGITNFGKVLQEFTEVKPDLVVIDIQLPQFDGFHWCRILRSHSKVPIIFLSSRDHPSDMVMSMQLGADDFIQKPFHFEVLIAKIQAILRRVYNYSMEGTELKTWRGAAIEFVKNTVTGSGGAALLTKNEMLILKILLERKNTIVEREEIITSLWDNEHFVSDNTLTVNVNRLRKKLEPLGLDTYIETKVGQGYMATEEAEQ
- a CDS encoding DUF6199 family natural product biosynthesis protein — its product is MPSNVLDTDIQKFKHIRELIIIGTFSAIFFLLFGIAINLFSLYVRRNPTFTWQSSESWKMKGDGEPSDAYISSMRFRGAVGLWIGSFVMVMGILTLWSSLS
- a CDS encoding LysE family transporter encodes the protein MNILSFIIYCIVVTFTPGPTNIVILSSVQHHGARKTMGYVGGATLAFGLLLAASALLNRLLTGILPHILGVMQIIGSLYMLYLAYQVYRMGRSDAAGRQASGFRSGLLMQFANPKVLLFTLTVIPTYVMPYYSSPAAAFIFVIVITVIGFLAFMAWVVFGSVFKSFLQRHQRVMNSIMALFLVYSAVMVSGIL
- a CDS encoding AraC family transcriptional regulator, with translation MEQFNYKKSAEILALSASMTDFTYKKHCHEEYAVGVTLRGIQQYTLDGSRQASHRNGVMLFNPEQIHDGSSYDRAGIDYVMLYLKPDLMAELLGKQELRFTTPIVYDRELAQCICNLSHAVQSGADESLGSELLVQLSNLLSHTEIQTPRRMNNAFVTKAKEMMYCSLGQILRLDDLAREFNLSKYQFIREFKVHTGTSPYQFFLNCKVEHARRSIEKNKDIYSAVAAFGFTDLTHLNRHFKSVFGITAYEYMSQLT
- a CDS encoding ArsR family transcriptional regulator, which produces MNDSLQETLLKNIRFAYNEAIEFILSMGMLACEDQLADLAAEYKIEIDELLGTYFEDARKLLSPHFTRELMFFFRHNFFHNALDFPLYESACSYPEAQTAEEWINRLEKSPAEHIVSEMVYGVYHDNLEALLKGNDWEVVKKDLNKLLELASDTHPQPEVVEAHGPLLECLARPQETKLRYIQLLRQFHQDVFIHWKDRIQAISEQASFRYEAQFRSNPEVFIRELHKNEPAIFDFPATFHVSFVSQVNNSFYNFHTETGQIGWVIFGVHNDRVYGPVADREKTELFLKAFSDKRRLDLLLLLKQRPHYGKEIATALGITPAAVNYHANFLFFLDLLDIERVDHRLYYVLRTDTLRNLLALTTKVMLD
- a CDS encoding ABC transporter ATP-binding protein, producing the protein MIRTTNTGAVPLDKQPAAAQNIFIRMLKLGKPYTGWYIILCFFAAITSLTSVGIAEILRRIINAATHHDTSGLAAAMTLAVVIIVIDAGVHFLNTYLSGLLEIKSTSRLQVSLLTRLMNIQMKELDRYHSADLISRMNDSAPAAQQGINRKTIELISNLLQIAFLLTYLLSLQFVLTLGTILICSLVPLVMLPFTSRLRRMNEQRQSIESEQQAFVQDSIQGAEVVRAFSLASRLLGQFNYRVRQFNTVHSSVSRVEAVGYNMPLAVTLGGLLYVLSYGGYLVVGGRLDVGAVAAFLICFEQISNPISKLANLWTELQASLAQGKRLFEIMDLPLEGESPANTDAAEQHSEAWTEDNQPVAGQLPLVFRNVTFGYGQHKVLTGIHLRIEPGKVTAFAGASGSGKSTILQLMLAAYVPDGGSIHHGGMPLHTIPPHSWCRHIAYVSQEPYLFSGTLYENIAWGRPGASREEVISAANNAGIHEFIMGTPLQYETIIGERGLTLSGGERQRLSIARAFVREPGLLLLDEPTAALDSHNEEVVQQALQVLMMNRTTVVIAHRLSTIRHADHIYFMEAGAIAEQGTHEELMAMQGKYHAMAQAGVQTKAIAGGGLQNEC
- a CDS encoding ABC transporter ATP-binding protein, which encodes MNANLSSTGRIRLREALKRLLPYIKPYRLGFLTAVVLLTAKLALDVGFATIQQVFIDTINNTDMQSLTRITVICSLACLVTIICLMLQHYLRFTIHSRMSWDFRAKLFDTSHRLPYSQLQAMHSGDLTSRNTKDAGTAMGMISSLVYDLGYNLLLCLVAFLYLASMDVWLALLALGTGPVVFLSGRFFDHRLRKLFTQIYAQEALLRGILQETTQGMKVVRSFSLENMLLSRYATERRKLNQLQKQRTLLNALLWHSSAFINNAIMIGCAVLIARSAMRGETTAGEVLAFILLMGRVQWPFVEMSQTWGGVQESLGAADRVFEVLDAALEGEAYSDRFSSPGEVATTEGSALRIQGLCYSFAGPQSKEKTGLSEINLQLQHGETVAVVGPSGSGKTTLVRLCCGLYEPQAGSISVCGYAVNGQLEEARRMISYVPQNPYLFSGSIRENIAFSVAETSDVEIREAARLAGADEFIMRLPKGYDTMIGEHGSSLSGGQRQRLAIARAFLRNAPLLLLDEATSALDNESERLVQQSLERLMTDRTTLVIAHRLSTIRDASRIIVLDQGTIAEEGTHDELLEQNGLYAGLYHKQFSPTEAGTIGSGLLTESLTTG